CCTAAAACGTACCAAGAATGTATCTCAATATAAGCAACCAAGGAATCAGGaatttataatataaatgttCTTGTGTACCATATGTTATTGACACTTACCATATTCAATTGATGCAAGACCTTGCTCATCACCTTAATGAATGCTCTAAAAGATAGGGAAAAAAATGCAACTAAAAGAATACGTACCTTTGTAATATGTCGAGGATAAGCTGAAGAACACGTTTTTCTGGCATCCATGGTGCAGATGGCACACCGAATGGTAGACCTGATTCAAGAAGTACTTATATTATGGATGAAGCTTTTACTGTCACAAATAGTAAATTGGTGGTTCTGCAATTTCCAATATAAACACAGAAAAATAACTAACTGGTTTTGGGAGCATGATATTCATGTCTTGGGCTATCTTCACTCCGCTCAACAACCGGTTGAACTGATATAGGAAACAAAACAGTGATAGAAATCCAGATGtagtcaatttacaattataacTCCTATGGAGCAAAAAGACTTACCGTTCTTGGTATCCTGATCCTCATAATTAGGTTTTCTGCCACCCTGCATGTCATTTTGAATGgggaaattgaaaacaaaacttgCAGAACATAGTTGGGGATAAATATTATCGACACAACCACctgattaaaaaaacacaagcaCAGCTTCAACACTGAACTATGAATAACTACTGACTTGCAAACACTTGGAACATTTCTTCATTTGTAAAGTCAGTTCATTGCATTAGTCTTAATACTTTGTGAGTCATGCCTTTGAAATTTAAACCCCCCAAAAGCAATGCTGAAAGCATACATAAGAATGAGCTTCATTTCTCATTGTACAATTACTATACgtggaaaaactaaaaaaaatatatatatattgacagaACCCGTGAAAGAAGAGCCAACAACGGCCGGACTTCGGGTACAGGAGTCAGGTACCCCTTTTGGATCAATTAGACACCCATGCATACTTTCCCTTTTcccaaaacccagaaaaaaggGCATCATAACCAGTTGACATCTTCTCGTTGCAACACCATTTCCTAACAACCTTGTGAATAATGGCAATAGTTGgggaaaagatgaagaaaaaaagtagacCTTTTGAAGTCGGGTTGAAAGAGAAGTAGCCGCAACTTCTTGAGCTGGtctgatttttctcttttttgtagTCCTTGTCTGGAAGGTTGCTCCCTGACCGTTACCCGTTTCCTGTGCCCTAGTAGTAGCAAGAGCCCTGCCACTAGTTCTAGCACTACTAGTACTAGCTGTTATTTTTTGCGATATCCGCGGGCTCCTCCTGTGGCCCTCCCTCCATATTGACTTTTGCAATTTTCTTCTACATAATATTGTATTATTATACAGCAGAAATTAACCCACATTCTCAGATTTTactattataaaagaaaaaataaaaaaataaaaaaagaagaggaagaaactCACCTTGACATTCGTAATGATTGAAGAGAAGGACAATACACTTTGACTTtaagaaattacaaaaagaaaaaagcgaAGAGAAGATGAAATGGAGGTGAAGAGGGGTGATCCGGTGCTCCTCTAGCTTTGTAGGGATTAGGGGGAAGAAGAGCTGGAAATAACAAATGAGGTAAATGTGGAAGGGAAGAGATACAGCTGAGCAAATGGGGTTGATTTCTGTTTAAGAGAGATATGAAAATCCCAGACAAGGAAAAAACATTAAAGCCTCCATAAAAATCTTAGCTTTAACTTTTAATCGGCTTCCAAGTATATTTGGATGGGAGAGGTGTGGTGGTCAAAAACATTTGAGAGCAACAGCTAGCATCATCTGATATCTGCTCTGCTGCATATTGCAGAATCCCATGGGGGTCACATCACAAGGAACATCCAACATCACGCGCAATGGGAGATTCACCAACGCTGCAATGAGCAGACGGACATGAGGGGGCCGGACTGGGACGGCCTGGCCCAATTGCAATACCGATCCAACAAATAATTCAATGGGTATTCGTTACTTGTAGTTTTCTGGTCAGACCAAACCCGATTTAACATTACCTAAATCCGTCCCAACTTTCATGTCTCATTGTCTCCACCCTAGATGTCTAAAACCCACACTGTCGTCTaaaccttcttttattttatggggcacttattgaattttctttttattaaaggCAGACGACTACGAGTGTTGTCATTTTAACTTAgttaaaaatgctaaaaaattatattattatttcacagctataaataataaataatgatgGATTAATGGTCGATTGACACTAAcgtattaatattataaaataaaagtatagtttATAGCATTAATCTTTTCTAGAAGAATAATGTGGACATGCCACTTTGATAAAATAGGGTAAGATGAGGTGTATTATTTAGCATTAGAAGCATTGTTATAAACactacataaaaaaattaaaaaagagttaaaaattatatttttatttggctTTGTTAATGTGATATTATTAATCCatgattgttaaaaaaaagaagaaaaaaaaaatcaaaagttgaTTGACTGTATCCTATcataattgtgattttatttttcaacaataACGGATtggtttgttaataattttactAATTTGCTGAAGAGTAAAAAAACTGTCTTTAAAAGAGTTGCCAAGAGAGCTGGTGAAATTGGTAGTATGGCTGTCATTTTCCGTTGGCAATACTGTGGAGGAAAAAAAGCTGATTTAGTGATAAGCCTTGAGCTTTTAGGAAGTGAAAAGGGTGCGCGTTGTCGAAAACTATGAGTCTATGGGTGGGACGCAGTGTCGGGTAAGGTGGGAAGTAAACTTAATAGCTTCCTATTCCTAATGCcattttggtttggaaaaaattgtgaaaaagaaagagagagagagagagagagagagcagctGAGTGGCGGAGTACGTTGAAGAGGTCTTTTTTCCTTGCTTCGAGTATTCAAAGTCTTGTTGTACAAAAGcctccttctttttctctctcccttggaATCATTATTCACTAACCCTAAAAGCCTTGTTCTTGAACTTCAATTACTGGGTTTTCTCTCTATTTGTTctactttttcttctctcaactTCATCCCGCGTCTGAAGACCGAATGGATAAGACCCTTTTTCTGCGTCTACGTCTGAGGAACAACATGTGGTAGTTTCTCAAAGATCGAGGCCAATCCATTCCCGTATCATCCTTTTCTGGGTAATCATACTTACTCCCTTACCATGCTCTTCTATTCTGATTTCTGATTACTAGTATTACTGCTTCTGCTAATCTGGGTATTCTTATTTGTTGCTCAATTTTCATTTCTCTTGCGATTTTTGTATAGTAGATCGCATATGAAAACCACAcattttaccttttcttttaaatttcgcCTGGATGACTGGATTTTCCAGTtgtttaaaagaataaaaaggaaggaaagaaagaaaatttgggtTCTTCTGTACTAAAAAGCAATCCCGGACACCAAAAGGCAAATGCAAATAAAATGGAGTAGACAAATTAGCAGTGAGCACTGCCAATTGGGTGTCTTAATTATTGATAAGACAACAGTTTAGGTGAAAAACAACTTGTAAGTAAAGGTTGTCATTGTGTGCTTCTTTCCTTCTACCACTTGGCATGCCTTTGCGTGCAAGATCTAGTCCATTTCACGGCAGTATGGAATCTGCCCATGAAAGGGTTCAAGCATCACATTATTGAGTGCATAGCATTTTGTTAGTCCAAGGAGGAACAATGTCTGGGGCTTAGGTTTGGGCTGGTGCCCTTTGAATAAAGCTGTATCACTTAGGTTGCTGCATACATATAGTTTGGAGGGAGTGAGGGAGGTGATGAGTAGAAAAGTTGGAGAAAGGTTTCTAAAATCATTTTTCGATCTTACTTTGATAATGAAAACAGTATGTTTGGGTATTGCCTTCCCTTTTTACTTTCTCCATTCCTTCACTTCTGCTCCTAGTTATGTTTATGTTTCCTGGCCATTACTCAGCCCTGTTTGTCTTATGTTGCGCTTTGATTATTTCTCaccacttctttatttttttggccttgtCCAGTTTCAAATGGATGCAGACTCACCAAGAATCTCAGAACAGTTGCCTCGATCCACTGCCCATGGCCATGAGGATAGTGGTTTAGTTGTTGACCGTTCTGTCCATCCAGCAGCATGTACTTTCTGTCGAAGAATCATTTCTCCTGAAAACGAGCCAAGTGGTGATCTGGAAACTACTGGTTTATGTGGAGactgtaaatttttatttcttgaagaTCATGGGACTCCTATGCAAGACTCATATCAGTATAGGACACCACGAGGAAGAAGAACCAGGTACAGCAGTTCCGAGTCTGTTGAAAATCTCTTCTCACAAGAATTTTCGCATATGATTAATTTGGCAAGGCAAAATCAATCAACTGCTGGTTATGAAGATCAACCTCTAGATGGTGACGCTGCGACTATGTTATTGCAGCGCTCAAGTTCCCGTTCTACTCCAAGTGGATCTAGAAGATGGCAGCGAGTACTCTCTGACACCGACAGTGATGGTTTTGATCATCAGGATTCTTTTTATGGAGAAAGTGAATCCAATGTTAGTTTTGGTCAGTATGGGGTTTTTCATGGTGAAAGTGATGCCATTTCTTTTAGTGCCTATGGAGGGGACTCTGATGCTTCTGTAGAAGGACATAGTTTCCTGGACCCAGAAATATTTGTTCAACCGATTGAGGGGAGCATTTTTGATAGTGATACTGATATAGATCCAATGCATGCCGGCCTCAGCCAATGGGActcggaagaagaagaagaagaagaagaagaagatggtgagTGGGAAGAAGCCGATGCTGAGGAAGACGTGGTTCAATCTGTGGAAGCAGGAGGTCGACTTCAAAATCTTTTCAGTTCTGATGATACAATTAGTTTGGGACTCAGGGAAGGTAGACAGACGTTTTTTCGTACTATCTTTTCTAACTTGGAGGAAGTAGAGTTACTGCCTTATGTCAGGAATTCTGGGGATTATCTTGATGCAAGAGGCTTTGAAGAACTGCTTGCACGTCTTGCTGAGACTGACAGCTCGAGACGAGGAGCACCTCCTGCAGCCATGTCTTTTGTGAATAGTCTGCCTCGTGTGGTCATTAATGAGCAACATGAGAAGCATGAAGGCTTGGCATGTGCAATATGCAAGGAAGTGTTACACATTGGCACTGAAGTAAATGAGCTTCCATGCTTTCACCTCTATCACCCTTCCTGCATCATGCCATGGTTGAGCACACGAAATTCATGCCCCCTTTGTCGGTACGAGCTTCCTACGGATGACAAAGATTATGAGgaggagaagatgatccacaACGGTATCATGGAAATCCATGAAATCCAGCGGGAAAATTTCAGTGAGGACAGTTCCTCTGATGTCTTTGATGGAGCAGATGAAGAATGTGAATTTAATCAAGCGAGAACAGAGCAACGAGGGCTGTTAGATGTGGACCCTCCTATTAATATCTCTGGCAGAGAGGAGGGTGGTAGAGGGAGATGGCTTTTTCTTGCTGCTGCTCCAATTGTCGGTCTCATGGGAATTGTGCTTGTCTGGTGGTTGGGCAATCCTCTAATTCAGGGAAGAGGACCAACAAGCCAGTGCAGCTTCACTGAACAAGGCCATCGTCAAAGCATTTCTGCCCCCTCACCCAGCCAAAGGGAGAATAGAAGCAGGAGATGGTGGTCACTTTTCTAGGCAATTATTGGGATATCTGGTAAATGCATCAGTCGATGATGGGTTGTTTTGATGGTTTCCGCACCTGGTGGTTTGTGCTTTTGACCTGAAAGAGATGAGATATTCAGGGTTTGTGCTTTACTTTTCCACCACTGCATGTACATGGCAGACTTTTAGCTTGGTTTGACAATTCTTCAAGTATCACTTTACAGGCTAGTTGGCTGTGGCTTTCCCTGCACAATGGTAGCAAAAGTAAGGTGAATTGCTTCAACTTTCTAATGGTGTACCCTGTACAGCTCCTCCATCTTCCACACCCCCCCACCCCACCCAACACACACACCTCCTGGTACCAAACGATTGAGATTTGATGTTTATGTAATTGCTGCTGTTTGCAAAGCCAAAATATTGTCCGCTCCTTCCCACCCACCTTGCACTCTATCAATTTACCAACTTCTTCCTGCTTATATACTGTTTGAAGGTGCTGACCATCTTTTAGAGCATcacttttctcaattttttggACTCTCCCTGATAATCTGGCAAAAGCACCTCTAAGTGGGTTATTTAGATTGCTAATGTTTTGTTGATGCTATTTAGTTGAGTGGCATTTTGCAAAATAAAGAATGGATTTGGTTCTGTTATAGAGAAATACCGGGCTCCTCCGATTGTTCATTCTttttagaagtgttttttttgtttttttgtttgaaaaagtattctCATGCGAGTattttgtgaatgttttatattttaggttgttaatgttttttgtcttgaaaagagaaaacaaaaaggaggtTTTTCTGTTTCAGTCgtgtaaaaacaaaatggaaatgCAATACAAATCAATTCTTCTTTACAAACTGTTGTCGGTTATCTTTTTTACCTGAAAACACAAGCACTTAAGCTTGTCATTAGAGAGTTCTAAGTTCTACCTTGTACAATACCCATCGTATATACAAGAAACCATCATAACATGGTCAGTATTTGCTTAAACTGGTTACAAATTTTAAGCTGACCAATTAGTGTAACTTTGGCAGATGATGGTTTTCTCTTCAGAaggaaatcaaaaaaaaaaaaaaaaaaatgctaagagGACAGAGCTAGAAAATTAGAGGGGAAATCAACCTTGGTGAAACTCGGAACTCAACCTGAagccccatttaaattaaattgactTATAGCATTTTTTATGATTGTGTTgtgaaataaagcttttaattttaaagccaaaatgagttttttttagttttttttttttttttaaaaaaaaaaaaaagacttaatttttaagtttttctcaaaaatgtgttttgacaatctttaaagtaaaaaagttaaaagaaatatttttgcaattttttacaaaacataccaggttttttttttttttttgcattaaaatctctaacgcaatttcaaacaaacttttagtGTACTTTACCCGCACTAATGACTtagattgaatttgaaatactgatttgtgatttaaaaagttACACTTTACCCACCTAACATCGTAtcctttaatattttattagaagaAACTACATTTGGTTTTTTTAAACTATCACTTCATTTGCAATGTACtcctaaactataaaaaaaaaaaaaagttgcaattgACCGTTCATACGATTAGCCCCTTTCACTTGAGCCCTCCCCGGCAAACACATTTATACTCATACGTGtgaaaattccaaaatatcctaaattaaatatttgttttttataaaaataaaaaataaaataaaataaaataaaatccctAGGATACCCACAGGCAGCGAAGCCTCTCCACCATGTAGAGTCTCCgcctgttttatttttttaatctaatataAAGGAATAGTCAACTCACGCGACCTATTTTTGGTCTGATTTAATGGAAAGAGCTAAGCAAATGAGGCGAATAATATAGGGAGGACATTTTAAGCACTTTCTTAACAACAGCTCTTATAAACATTGCTACTTCCCAACATTATCAAGAGAAGGGGacagaaataagaaaaaaatttcaacttgcTACTAATGAATTTAAGATTTGACAAAATACAATGGAAGATTTGGCATGGCAACAGCTTGCTGCAGTTCTAGAAGAGAATGTTAAGGTAGAGTACAATCCATCCAGCCATTGAGATGACAGCAAATATATGCACCCAGAACAGGACAGCAGCTGCTTCCCTTCCACAGCCTCTTAAATTGGCAACAGCACCTACAGACAAGGGATAGTTTAATCAGATTTTCATTTTCGTCTTGTTGATCAAAGATGAAATATTATAAGTAAATGAAAATGCAATTAAAACTTATCACAGTTTTAGTTCCAATCCctatttgatcaatttttaGTAGCAAGAGCAAACGAGAAATATCAATTGTGTTCATTTCCAGCCTCCTGCAAATGTTTGGATTCAAATATATTCTGTCCAAGTTTTGTGCTTTTCCTCAAAAATTTGTTAAGGGGTGTGTCTAGAAATGAGAATTGGGTTTTACCAGCAAGGATGGATGTTGGCATTGAATGCTGAAGAAGTAGGACAAATCGGAACATCTTATCACCGGCAGGGAGGAAACCAAGCTTATCGGCCAACATGACAATGCCAAGCCCTACAGGAGGCACCAAAACTAACCGCGCAAAAATAATAGATGCAGTTGTCCGTAGGCCAAGTTTTGAACTTCCAGGTCCTGCAATGAACACATTTACACACAGGTCATGCCTTTCGTCTCTAATTGGAAGCATGTGTGGCCAAGAGACTGATGTTTATAAACAAAACAGTTTAAGGCCAAGGAGCAGTATATCCATTCTCCAAATCCAGAATGAAATATGATCACTACGAAGTCGACTCACCATCAACAAGATTGCCTCCTAAAGCCAACAGAATGCATGGAATCATGGCCTCCCTGATAATCATAAGAATTtttagcaataaaataaaaagagatccaaaaaccacaaaataaatta
Above is a genomic segment from Corylus avellana chromosome ca9, CavTom2PMs-1.0 containing:
- the LOC132161614 gene encoding uncharacterized protein LOC132161614 yields the protein MDADSPRISEQLPRSTAHGHEDSGLVVDRSVHPAACTFCRRIISPENEPSGDLETTGLCGDCKFLFLEDHGTPMQDSYQYRTPRGRRTRYSSSESVENLFSQEFSHMINLARQNQSTAGYEDQPLDGDAATMLLQRSSSRSTPSGSRRWQRVLSDTDSDGFDHQDSFYGESESNVSFGQYGVFHGESDAISFSAYGGDSDASVEGHSFLDPEIFVQPIEGSIFDSDTDIDPMHAGLSQWDSEEEEEEEEEDGEWEEADAEEDVVQSVEAGGRLQNLFSSDDTISLGLREGRQTFFRTIFSNLEEVELLPYVRNSGDYLDARGFEELLARLAETDSSRRGAPPAAMSFVNSLPRVVINEQHEKHEGLACAICKEVLHIGTEVNELPCFHLYHPSCIMPWLSTRNSCPLCRYELPTDDKDYEEEKMIHNGIMEIHEIQRENFSEDSSSDVFDGADEECEFNQARTEQRGLLDVDPPINISGREEGGRGRWLFLAAAPIVGLMGIVLVWWLGNPLIQGRGPTSQCSFTEQGHRQSISAPSPSQRENRSRRWWSLF